One Lycium barbarum isolate Lr01 chromosome 5, ASM1917538v2, whole genome shotgun sequence genomic window carries:
- the LOC132641289 gene encoding F-box only protein 6, whose product MEVLAMLRQLIGQVKQLLELNTSSSSTNNNISFHLQTPSLLHLPRCYFLNLGDNPAEDSCYNIIMTAGKSENLKMLEPGKPPPKKKARKERNRGKVTGTSCSIENLDEQIWKEFPEDLFEAVVARLPIATFFQFRLVCRKWNSMLTSQSFSEQCSQVPQPQPWFYTITHENVNTGAMYDPTLKKWHHPTIPALPTKLIVLPVASAGGLVCFLDIGHRSFYVCNPLTRSFKELPARSVKVWSRVAVGMTSAAGGYNILWVGCDGEFEVYDSRNNSWARPGTISSNIKLPLALNFKSQTVSVGNKLYFMRSDPDGIVSYDMITGVWKQFIIPAPLHLSDHTLAECGGRIMLVGLLTKNAATCVCIWELQKMTLLWKEVDRMPNIWCLEFYGKHVRMTCLGNKGLLMLSLRSRQMNRLVTYDFSTREWMRVPGCVLPRGRKRQWIACGTAFHPCLTAVA is encoded by the exons ATGGAAGTATTGGCCATGCTTAGGCAACTCATTGGACAAGTTAAACAACTATTAGAACTCaacacttcttcttcttcaactaatAATAATATCTCTTTTCATCTTCAAACACCATCACTTTTACACCTACCAAG ATGTTATTTTCTGAATCTTGGCGACAATCCTGCTGAAGACAGTTGCTACAATATCATCATGACTGCTGGCAAATCTGAAAATCTCAAGATGTTGGAACCTGGAAAGCCTCCACCAAAAAAGAAAGCCCGGAAGGAGAGGAATCGGGGGAAAGTAACTGGAACTTCATGCTCCATCGAGAATTTGGATGAACAAATTTGGAAAGAATTTCCTGAAGACCTATTTGAAGCTGTTGTTGCGAGACTACCAATTGCCACTTTTTTCCAGTTCAGATTAGTTTGCCGCAAATGGAACTCAATGCTGACGTCCCAAAGTTTTTCCGAACAGTGCTCCCAAGTTCCTCAACCACAACCATGGTTCTACACCATTACTCATGAAAATGTGAATACTGGAGCCATGTATGACCCGACATTGAAGAAATGGCATCATCCTACTATACCTGCTTTGCCAACCAAGTTAATCGTCTTGCCAGTTGCTTCTGCGGGAGGTCTTGTTTGTTTCCTTGATATCGGACATAGAAGCTTCTACGTATGCAACCCTCTGACTAGGTCCTTCAAAGAGTTACCAGCCAGATCTGTTAAGGTCTGGTCCCGTGTGGCAGTAGGTATGACATCAGCCGCCGGGGGCTACAATATCCTTTGGGTTGGTTGTGATGGTGAGTTTGAAGTTTATGACTCCAGGAATAACTCTTGGGCTCGTCCAGGAACCATTTCCTCGAATATTAAGCTCCCACTGGCACTCAACTTCAAGTCGCAGACGGTCTCGGTCGGTAATAAACTTTACTTCATGCGCTCGGACCCTGATGGAATCGTGTCTTATGACATGATTACTGGGGTTTGGAAACAGTTCATTATCCCTGCCCCCTTACATCTGAGTGATCATACACTAGCAGAATGTGGGGGCCGCATAATGCTTGTGGGTCTTCTGACAAAGAATGCAGCCACTTGCGTGTGCATATGGGAGCTACAAAAGATGACTCTTTTGTGGAAGGAGGTTGACAGAATGCCAAACATATGGTGCTTGGAGTTTTATGGAAAGCACGTTCGAATGACTTGCTTGGGTAACAAAGGTTTGCTCATGCTATCACTAAGATCAAGACAAATGAACCGGCTAGTTACGTATGATTTCTCAACAAGAGAATGGATGAGGGTCCCTGGTTGCGTGTTGCCACGCGGGAGAAAGAGGCAATGGATCGCATGTGGGACCGCTTTTCATCCCTGTCTGACAGCTGTGGCTTGA